In the genome of Bacillus sp. S3, one region contains:
- a CDS encoding DMSO/selenate family reductase complex A subunit: MSKNNHLRNLFTNKMERRTFLKWSGAIGIPAIAGGIGTKMLVERKEGTKIVNAIDSEKIISTCSITNCGGRCVIKAHVKDGVVMRISTDTQSSGDLSVPPLRACVRGRNYRNMLYHPDRLKYPMKRTGKRGEGRFKRISWDEAIETIASEVTRIGETYGPESRYVNYATGQSSGIHGGRNSVRKLLSLTGGFLNYRGDYSVGAGSVATPYTYGTNNTGSSFDSLLESKYIILWGQNPAEMIFSTPYREFLIQAKKNGAKIIVIDPRYTDTAIAFADDWIPILPTTDNALMDAMCHVIISENLQDQAFLDKYCVGFDGDHMPDGVPKNESLKDYLLGKKDGIPKTPEWAEKICRVPADKIREIAREYATSKPAALIQGWSAQRQAYGEQFMRGGPQLACLTGNIGKLGTWAAGTGVWSRSNMVKPLSYENPVKASIPCFLWTMAVEKGTEMTSADGLQGTDRLDTNIKLIFNLAGNMLINQHSDINKTRKLLEDESKVEFIVASDIFMTPSAKFADILLPGTTFFERYDIGFPWGSGDYVVFGDKSVDPLYECRDEYDVFADVADKLGIKEQYTEGRTTLDLVKESVVRTREEIDPTFPTFEEFREKGVHHFKYDSQLIGFKEQIDDPENHPFKTPSGKIELFSKVLWDMDNPDEIPAIAKYIPSWEGPNDPLKDKFPLQMISWHYKRRCHSTFDNQPLLEEAAKQEMWMNPKDAEKRGIKDGDRVHVYNDRGSLLIPVKATARIIPGVVAIPQGAWYSPNHEGVDKRGSVNVLTSGRPTPLAKANPQLTNLVEVKKA; encoded by the coding sequence ATGTCTAAAAATAATCATTTAAGGAACCTGTTTACAAATAAAATGGAGCGGCGCACCTTCTTAAAATGGTCAGGGGCCATTGGGATTCCGGCGATAGCCGGAGGAATTGGCACAAAAATGCTTGTGGAACGCAAAGAGGGTACTAAAATAGTAAATGCTATTGATTCTGAAAAAATCATTTCAACATGCAGCATAACGAATTGCGGTGGACGCTGTGTCATCAAGGCACATGTGAAGGATGGAGTAGTGATGCGGATAAGTACTGACACACAAAGTAGTGGCGATCTGTCTGTGCCCCCACTCAGGGCATGTGTAAGGGGACGAAATTATCGAAACATGCTCTATCATCCCGACCGGCTGAAGTACCCAATGAAACGCACCGGGAAGCGCGGTGAAGGGAGATTTAAAAGAATTTCTTGGGATGAAGCAATTGAGACGATAGCGTCAGAAGTGACGCGCATTGGCGAAACATATGGGCCCGAATCCAGATATGTTAACTATGCAACTGGTCAGAGCAGCGGTATTCACGGCGGGAGAAATTCGGTAAGAAAATTACTGTCCCTGACTGGTGGATTTTTGAATTATCGGGGGGACTATAGTGTAGGAGCAGGGAGTGTGGCAACCCCTTATACATATGGAACAAATAATACAGGAAGCAGCTTTGATTCCCTATTAGAATCAAAATATATTATTTTATGGGGGCAAAATCCTGCAGAGATGATTTTTTCTACTCCGTATCGTGAATTTTTAATTCAAGCCAAGAAGAATGGAGCGAAAATTATTGTCATTGATCCCCGTTATACTGATACAGCTATCGCTTTTGCAGATGATTGGATTCCAATTCTTCCTACTACGGACAATGCTTTGATGGATGCAATGTGTCATGTTATCATTTCTGAAAATCTGCAAGATCAAGCTTTCTTAGATAAATATTGCGTAGGTTTTGATGGAGATCATATGCCAGACGGCGTGCCTAAGAACGAGTCTTTGAAAGATTACTTACTGGGAAAAAAGGATGGAATTCCTAAAACGCCGGAGTGGGCAGAAAAGATTTGCCGCGTTCCCGCGGATAAAATTAGGGAAATTGCCAGAGAGTATGCAACAAGTAAGCCTGCTGCTTTAATTCAAGGCTGGTCAGCTCAACGGCAGGCCTATGGAGAGCAATTCATGCGCGGAGGCCCGCAGCTGGCATGCTTGACCGGAAATATTGGCAAGTTAGGTACGTGGGCTGCCGGAACTGGTGTTTGGAGTCGGTCAAATATGGTAAAGCCACTAAGTTACGAGAATCCTGTGAAAGCATCCATTCCTTGTTTTTTATGGACAATGGCAGTTGAAAAAGGGACCGAAATGACTTCGGCCGATGGATTACAAGGCACGGATCGTTTAGATACAAACATTAAACTAATTTTTAATTTGGCTGGAAACATGCTGATTAATCAGCATTCAGATATTAATAAAACACGAAAGCTCCTTGAGGATGAAAGTAAAGTGGAGTTTATTGTTGCCAGTGATATCTTTATGACGCCAAGTGCCAAATTTGCGGATATATTATTGCCAGGAACAACATTTTTTGAACGCTATGATATCGGTTTCCCTTGGGGTTCTGGTGATTATGTAGTTTTTGGTGATAAATCGGTTGATCCTTTATATGAATGCCGTGATGAATATGATGTGTTTGCTGATGTCGCAGATAAACTTGGAATTAAGGAACAATATACGGAAGGTAGAACAACTCTTGACTTGGTTAAAGAAAGTGTTGTAAGGACTAGGGAAGAAATTGACCCAACATTTCCAACCTTTGAGGAATTCCGGGAGAAGGGTGTTCATCATTTTAAATATGATTCACAACTGATCGGGTTTAAAGAGCAAATAGATGACCCTGAAAATCATCCATTTAAAACCCCTTCCGGCAAAATTGAATTATTTTCCAAGGTATTATGGGATATGGATAATCCTGATGAAATTCCCGCTATTGCTAAGTATATTCCTTCCTGGGAAGGCCCGAACGATCCGTTAAAAGACAAGTTCCCCTTACAAATGATTAGTTGGCATTATAAGAGGAGATGTCATTCTACCTTTGATAATCAGCCTTTGCTTGAGGAGGCAGCAAAGCAAGAGATGTGGATGAATCCAAAGGATGCAGAAAAACGTGGAATTAAGGACGGCGACCGTGTTCACGTATATAATGATCGCGGGTCATTATTGATTCCTGTGAAGGCAACAGCGCGCATTATTCCAGGTGTTGTCGCGATCCCTCAAGGTGCATGGTATTCACCGAATCATGAAGGGGTGGACAAGCGCGGTTCAGTAAATGTTCTTACATCGGGGCGGCCAACTCCCCTTGCCAAAGCGAATCCGCAATTAACAAACCTTGTTGAAGTTAAAAAAGCCTAA
- a CDS encoding DUF6509 family protein, with translation MNIIGHDVEKLEDPFGLLTGDRYEYFLELEVDTEDELYSEMGIGIKVIYVSDVEGDKISSYYFYERGSEKVLDFALEEDEEELVLSYCRQHREEV, from the coding sequence TTGAATATTATTGGCCATGATGTGGAAAAACTAGAAGACCCATTTGGATTACTAACAGGTGACCGTTATGAATATTTCCTCGAACTTGAAGTTGACACCGAGGATGAACTTTATTCCGAGATGGGTATTGGGATAAAAGTAATTTACGTGAGTGATGTGGAAGGTGACAAAATTTCCAGCTACTATTTTTATGAACGTGGAAGCGAAAAGGTTCTTGACTTTGCCCTTGAAGAGGACGAAGAAGAACTAGTTCTTTCATACTGCCGGCAGCATCGAGAAGAGGTTTAA
- a CDS encoding cold-shock protein, translating into MAFGRKNDEEIKLEETIIWVCTSEKCKCWVRDNFKSSETPLCPICKSEMSQTTKELQVIHNHSKNFM; encoded by the coding sequence TTGGCGTTTGGTAGAAAAAATGATGAAGAAATTAAATTAGAAGAAACGATAATTTGGGTTTGTACTTCAGAGAAATGTAAATGCTGGGTTCGTGATAATTTTAAAAGCAGTGAAACACCACTTTGCCCGATTTGCAAAAGTGAAATGAGTCAAACTACAAAAGAACTTCAAGTTATTCATAACCATAGTAAGAATTTCATGTGA
- a CDS encoding cold-shock protein: MKNGKVKWFNAEKGFGFIEADGGQDVFVHFSAIQTEGFKTLEEGQSVSFEIVEGARGPQAANVQTV, encoded by the coding sequence ATGAAAAACGGTAAAGTAAAATGGTTTAATGCAGAAAAAGGTTTTGGCTTTATTGAAGCTGATGGCGGTCAAGACGTATTCGTTCACTTTTCAGCTATTCAAACAGAAGGCTTCAAGACATTAGAAGAAGGTCAATCTGTATCTTTTGAAATCGTAGAAGGCGCTCGTGGACCACAAGCTGCTAACGTACAAACAGTTTAA
- a CDS encoding nucleoside hydrolase, giving the protein MAYNVLLSADPGIDDSFAIMYALLNPKINIVGIISGYGNTPKEKSIKNTAYLLTLGNREDIPIIAGAAGPLSGELIQYYPEIHGKEGLGPIKPPDTIKNVHVHDINKVIEIVKQYKGNLIIVSVGRLTELALMFILYGNNALRDVTAFYIMGGAFLVPGNITAEAEANFYVDPIAANTVMEKAHNNYLFPLNITNKAIITPEIITYLSEKSLTPFRPLLKPAFDYYFKAYQKNVPGIQGAPLHDVVPLMALVNPDLVKYIPRRVRVEEFGNAKGKSIADFRPKPDIDPQVTLDYIGMEIDLQKFAGNFMEIFLANR; this is encoded by the coding sequence ATGGCTTATAATGTACTCCTGAGTGCAGACCCTGGTATCGATGATTCGTTTGCTATTATGTATGCCTTACTTAATCCGAAAATAAATATAGTTGGAATTATCAGCGGCTATGGAAATACGCCCAAAGAGAAATCGATAAAAAATACAGCCTATTTATTAACTTTAGGTAATAGAGAAGATATACCCATTATTGCAGGTGCAGCTGGACCACTCTCAGGTGAACTTATCCAGTATTATCCTGAAATACATGGTAAAGAGGGATTAGGTCCTATCAAGCCGCCAGATACGATAAAAAATGTACATGTTCATGATATAAATAAGGTTATTGAAATTGTTAAACAATATAAAGGAAATCTAATTATCGTTTCTGTTGGGAGATTAACGGAGCTGGCATTGATGTTTATTTTATATGGAAATAATGCTTTAAGAGATGTCACAGCATTTTATATAATGGGTGGGGCATTTTTAGTACCTGGGAATATAACGGCCGAAGCGGAGGCAAACTTTTATGTCGACCCAATTGCCGCGAATACCGTAATGGAAAAAGCACATAATAATTATTTATTTCCGTTAAATATCACGAATAAAGCCATTATCACACCGGAAATAATTACCTACCTCAGTGAAAAAAGTCTCACCCCCTTTAGACCTTTATTAAAGCCGGCATTTGATTATTATTTTAAAGCCTATCAAAAAAATGTACCAGGAATTCAAGGTGCACCACTTCATGATGTAGTCCCGCTAATGGCATTAGTAAATCCGGATCTTGTTAAATATATACCGCGGCGTGTCAGGGTTGAGGAATTTGGTAATGCGAAAGGAAAAAGTATCGCTGACTTTCGGCCAAAACCGGATATAGATCCGCAAGTAACCTTAGATTACATTGGCATGGAAATAGACCTGCAAAAATTTGCCGGAAATTTTATGGAAATCTTTTTGGCTAATAGGTAA
- a CDS encoding Ku protein has translation MHTMWKGSISFGLVNIPIKLHTATEDKDIKLRTLHNKCHAPIKYEKICSVCEEEVKPEDIVKAYEYTKGKFVVLDHEDLEKLRKENEEKAVEIIDFVKIEEIDPIYFDRSYYMSPNEGGGKAYSLLRKALQESQKVGLAKIIIRSKERMAVIRVYENTLVMETIHYPDEVRKTGDVPNVPSEDKVTKRELDTAILLIDQLTTEFEPEKYTDEYRTALLELIESKRSGKETVTAATKEAPSNVTDLMAALQASIDRTKPKKAAAPRKKAASKIKKEA, from the coding sequence ATGCATACGATGTGGAAAGGGAGTATCAGTTTTGGGCTTGTCAATATCCCCATCAAGCTTCACACAGCAACAGAAGATAAAGATATTAAGCTCAGGACCCTGCATAACAAATGCCATGCGCCAATTAAGTATGAAAAAATTTGCTCTGTCTGTGAAGAAGAAGTGAAGCCTGAAGATATTGTAAAGGCATATGAATATACAAAAGGAAAATTTGTCGTACTTGATCATGAAGATCTGGAAAAGCTGCGAAAGGAAAATGAAGAAAAGGCAGTGGAAATTATTGATTTTGTCAAAATAGAAGAGATTGATCCGATTTACTTTGATCGAAGCTATTATATGTCCCCAAACGAAGGCGGAGGAAAGGCTTATTCGTTATTACGCAAGGCGCTGCAGGAATCACAAAAGGTAGGGCTTGCTAAAATTATTATCCGTTCAAAGGAGCGGATGGCCGTCATCCGTGTATATGAAAATACATTGGTCATGGAAACCATTCATTATCCTGATGAAGTTCGCAAAACGGGGGATGTTCCAAATGTTCCTTCAGAGGATAAAGTAACGAAAAGAGAATTAGATACAGCAATCTTATTGATTGATCAATTAACAACCGAATTTGAGCCTGAAAAATATACAGATGAATACAGAACCGCACTTCTTGAACTAATTGAATCCAAACGTTCCGGTAAAGAGACGGTGACAGCCGCAACGAAAGAAGCTCCTTCTAATGTAACGGACTTAATGGCAGCCTTGCAGGCATCGATTGATCGGACAAAACCGAAAAAAGCGGCAGCTCCTAGGAAAAAGGCTGCATCCAAAATCAAAAAAGAAGCATAA
- a CDS encoding DNA ligase D: MKPMLPSLTFDLPVRPDWLYEVKYDGFRALLEWNAKGISLTSRNGKDLFPQFPEIRGFLLQHEKQLKPFLPLLLDGELVSLENTHKANFSAIQVRGRLKSEKKITEQSTRFPCRLMIFDLLKLKGKPLYSWDFFKRKAELAKLFQSIGLNLEPDPYNDQLLQYVEAYTDFNDLWEKVVLYDGEGIIAKSKNSPWEEGKRSLQWLKYKNWKYVNCFITSFEKTNGYFYVGVYKDGNIFPIGQVLFGFKPEEKDALKQTIKQNMVSEDGQFIYVEPAICLKVKYLELYDNQLREPHFDRFRFDLKPIECSYDRFIFAQKNLPSDLDITHPDKPLWEEHAIQKADYILYLQKISPYMLPFLTNRLLTVIRYPHGMFGEAFYQKNCPDYAPEFVQTFLADGIDYIVCNDLKTLIWLGNQLAIEFHVPFQTINSKGPSEIVFDLDPPSKDAFPLAIKAAIYIKEVLDQLNLIGFIKTSGNKGLQIYLPLQENIYSYEETRLFTSFIAEYLISKDPDSFTIERLKKNRGNRLYVDYVQHSEGKTIVAPYSMRGNEHAGVATPLYWEEVHDKLELVSFNMENALNRIRIQGDPFSDYFQTKQVQPFGPVLDILKKG; this comes from the coding sequence ATGAAACCAATGCTTCCAAGTTTAACCTTTGATTTGCCAGTCCGGCCCGATTGGCTGTATGAGGTAAAATATGATGGATTTAGGGCCCTATTGGAATGGAATGCAAAAGGAATCTCGTTAACAAGCAGAAACGGCAAGGACCTTTTCCCGCAATTTCCAGAAATAAGGGGGTTTTTATTACAGCATGAAAAACAATTGAAACCATTTTTGCCGCTGCTGTTGGACGGGGAGCTTGTATCCCTTGAGAACACACATAAAGCCAACTTCTCCGCCATTCAAGTTAGAGGAAGGTTAAAGTCTGAAAAGAAAATTACTGAACAGTCAACTCGTTTTCCCTGCCGCCTCATGATTTTTGATTTACTAAAGCTAAAAGGAAAACCGCTTTATTCTTGGGATTTTTTTAAACGAAAAGCAGAACTGGCTAAATTATTTCAATCAATAGGGTTAAATTTAGAACCTGACCCATATAATGACCAACTGCTTCAATATGTAGAGGCATATACAGATTTTAATGATCTGTGGGAAAAAGTGGTTTTATATGATGGGGAAGGTATTATTGCAAAATCCAAAAACAGTCCATGGGAAGAGGGAAAGCGTTCATTACAATGGCTTAAATATAAGAACTGGAAATATGTAAACTGCTTTATCACTTCCTTCGAGAAGACGAACGGCTATTTTTATGTTGGAGTGTACAAGGATGGCAATATTTTTCCAATCGGCCAAGTACTTTTCGGCTTTAAACCTGAAGAAAAGGATGCACTCAAACAAACGATTAAACAAAATATGGTGAGTGAGGATGGGCAATTTATTTATGTTGAACCAGCGATTTGCCTCAAGGTAAAATATTTAGAACTCTATGATAATCAGCTGCGTGAACCACACTTTGATCGATTCCGGTTTGATTTGAAGCCTATTGAATGCTCATATGACCGCTTTATCTTTGCACAGAAAAACCTACCCTCTGACTTGGATATTACCCACCCTGATAAACCATTATGGGAAGAGCATGCAATCCAGAAAGCGGATTATATCTTGTACTTACAAAAAATTTCACCGTACATGCTTCCGTTTTTAACGAATCGTTTGTTAACCGTCATTCGTTATCCTCATGGAATGTTTGGGGAAGCTTTTTACCAAAAAAATTGCCCCGATTATGCACCAGAATTTGTTCAAACATTTTTGGCTGATGGGATTGACTATATCGTATGCAATGATTTAAAAACCCTGATTTGGCTGGGGAATCAACTGGCGATTGAATTTCATGTCCCTTTTCAAACCATTAACAGTAAAGGACCGAGCGAAATAGTTTTTGACTTAGACCCTCCCTCAAAGGACGCGTTTCCATTGGCAATAAAAGCGGCAATTTATATAAAGGAAGTGCTTGATCAATTGAATTTAATCGGGTTCATCAAAACCTCAGGCAATAAAGGGTTGCAAATTTACCTTCCTCTCCAGGAAAATATTTATTCATATGAAGAAACAAGACTATTTACAAGCTTTATTGCCGAATACTTAATCTCAAAGGATCCCGATTCATTTACGATTGAACGCTTGAAGAAAAATCGCGGAAATAGATTATATGTTGATTACGTGCAGCACAGTGAAGGAAAAACGATTGTGGCACCCTACTCCATGAGAGGGAACGAACATGCCGGCGTGGCCACTCCGCTTTATTGGGAAGAAGTGCATGACAAGTTAGAACTCGTTTCCTTTAATATGGAAAATGCCCTTAACCGAATTCGCATTCAAGGGGATCCATTTAGCGATTATTTCCAAACAAAACAAGTCCAGCCGTTTGGACCGGTTCTAGATATACTAAAAAAAGGATAA
- the dapF gene encoding diaminopimelate epimerase, whose product MQIELIKGHGSGNDFLIIDELTNGYSFSESERANLARLLCNRQSDLGADGILFVMKSDRARARMRVFNADGSEASMCGNGLRLVARVVCEQFGLTEAIIETMKANLKVSKQEDLIQDVQTYQVEISPVLFELKALPLNLNKPTLFNERIAELSEELRFTALAVPNPHLITIVETDQLQINIQRQLSEKVNGPNALFPDGVNVSFVKPLQTGSIYVRTFERGVGFTNACGTAMSASSVVSCLSGLNENEKVIDVYNNGGRVQCVVHEFEGKYSIDLIGNATYLYKASVMINLEDATFSLISREEFSEQETYKLLESEAGQFLEKML is encoded by the coding sequence GTGCAAATTGAATTAATTAAAGGACATGGTTCAGGTAATGATTTTCTTATTATCGATGAACTAACAAATGGATATTCATTTTCTGAAAGCGAACGTGCGAATCTCGCTAGATTATTGTGTAATCGACAGTCTGATTTGGGAGCAGATGGGATTCTTTTTGTGATGAAGAGTGATCGTGCAAGAGCAAGAATGCGTGTGTTTAACGCAGACGGTTCTGAGGCTTCCATGTGTGGAAATGGTCTTCGCCTTGTGGCTAGAGTCGTTTGTGAACAGTTTGGCCTAACTGAAGCGATAATTGAAACAATGAAAGCTAATCTTAAGGTAAGTAAACAAGAAGATCTCATTCAAGATGTTCAAACGTACCAAGTGGAAATTTCTCCAGTGTTGTTTGAATTAAAGGCACTGCCTCTAAATTTAAATAAGCCTACTTTATTCAATGAAAGAATTGCAGAACTGTCCGAAGAGTTAAGGTTTACAGCACTTGCGGTACCGAATCCGCATTTAATTACGATTGTCGAAACGGATCAACTGCAAATTAACATCCAAAGACAGTTAAGTGAAAAAGTAAATGGGCCGAATGCGTTGTTTCCGGACGGTGTAAATGTCAGCTTTGTAAAGCCATTACAAACAGGCTCTATCTATGTCAGAACATTTGAACGTGGTGTAGGGTTTACAAATGCTTGTGGTACCGCGATGTCGGCGTCCTCGGTTGTATCTTGTTTAAGTGGATTAAATGAAAATGAGAAAGTTATTGATGTTTATAATAATGGCGGCAGGGTACAATGTGTGGTCCATGAATTTGAAGGAAAATATTCAATTGATTTGATTGGGAATGCTACCTACCTCTACAAGGCTTCTGTCATGATTAATCTTGAGGATGCAACATTTTCACTAATATCTCGAGAAGAGTTTTCTGAACAGGAGACATACAAGCTGCTCGAATCCGAAGCGGGGCAGTTTTTAGAAAAGATGTTGTAA
- a CDS encoding ABC transporter permease codes for MNQWLTLLQKEIVEMWRNFKWIWVPITFILLGVQQPITTYYMPQILDSVGNLPEGAVIKIPTPSAGEVLVQGLGQYTTLGVLIIVFSTMGIIAAERKSGVAAMILVKPVSYRSFVTAKWAGALLLLWFSFLIGYLSTWYYTGILFEWIPIADFFQSYFFYGLWFSLILTITLFFSASLLSPGIAGFCSLATVIVVNLVSSTLSNLLDWSPAQLTNYANQILINNSIPDDLVPVSLIAGGSILLLLSFSVIIFKKKELAS; via the coding sequence ATGAACCAATGGCTGACATTGCTGCAAAAAGAGATAGTAGAAATGTGGAGAAATTTCAAATGGATTTGGGTGCCGATTACCTTTATTTTACTGGGGGTTCAACAGCCAATTACCACGTATTACATGCCGCAAATTCTCGATTCAGTCGGAAATTTGCCGGAAGGTGCGGTGATCAAGATTCCCACGCCATCTGCCGGAGAAGTGTTAGTTCAGGGGCTTGGACAATATACGACACTAGGTGTATTGATTATAGTCTTTTCAACGATGGGGATTATCGCCGCAGAAAGAAAAAGTGGAGTGGCGGCAATGATTTTAGTAAAACCTGTTTCCTATCGTTCCTTTGTCACCGCCAAATGGGCGGGGGCGCTATTGTTATTGTGGTTTTCCTTTTTGATCGGTTACCTTAGCACATGGTATTACACTGGTATATTATTTGAGTGGATTCCAATTGCAGACTTTTTCCAATCGTACTTTTTTTATGGTCTATGGTTTTCGTTGATTTTAACCATAACGCTGTTTTTCAGTGCTTCACTCTTGTCACCTGGAATTGCCGGATTTTGCTCATTAGCGACTGTCATTGTTGTAAATTTGGTGAGCAGTACCCTTTCAAATCTGCTTGATTGGAGTCCCGCACAGCTTACGAATTATGCGAATCAAATACTGATAAATAATAGTATTCCGGATGATCTCGTTCCAGTTAGTTTAATTGCAGGAGGCAGCATCTTATTATTGTTATCTTTTAGTGTGATTATTTTTAAGAAAAAAGAATTAGCGTCCTAG
- a CDS encoding ATP-binding cassette domain-containing protein — translation MPLIQITGLKKSFQGIEVIKGLDFTLEKGKCIALLGPNGAGKTTTLRMLSGLMNPTSGRINFTKSKKNEDIRDLIGYLPQFPVFYEWMSGLEFLVYVGKLAGLTGKEAKERSLELLQLVGILDAKNRKVGKYSGGMKQRLGIAQALIHRPQLIMLDEPVSALDPIGRREVLDLLEGLKKETTILFSTHILSDAEEVCDKILFLHNGEIVESGTMAELRERHQQAKIDLYFRGKAEDYSSIFTSDELTQSLRNEGNRVSIFVENIALARQSFLKRISEQNLPLEKFEISSMTLEDVFMKVVGK, via the coding sequence ATGCCTCTTATTCAAATTACAGGTTTAAAAAAGAGCTTTCAAGGGATAGAGGTGATAAAAGGGCTTGATTTTACATTAGAAAAAGGAAAATGTATTGCTTTATTAGGCCCTAATGGTGCGGGAAAAACAACCACACTAAGAATGCTTTCGGGACTAATGAATCCGACGAGTGGAAGAATTAACTTTACCAAATCGAAAAAAAACGAGGATATCCGTGATTTAATTGGATATCTTCCACAGTTTCCAGTGTTTTACGAGTGGATGTCCGGTCTTGAATTTTTAGTATATGTAGGTAAATTAGCGGGCTTAACCGGAAAAGAAGCGAAAGAGCGATCCCTGGAACTACTGCAGCTTGTAGGCATTTTAGATGCGAAAAACCGTAAGGTTGGTAAATATTCCGGAGGGATGAAGCAACGGTTAGGTATTGCCCAAGCCTTAATTCATCGACCACAGCTAATCATGCTGGATGAACCTGTCTCTGCCCTGGATCCAATAGGCAGGAGGGAAGTTCTAGATCTGCTCGAGGGATTAAAAAAAGAAACAACCATATTATTTTCAACTCATATTTTAAGCGATGCTGAAGAGGTTTGTGACAAAATTCTGTTTCTACATAACGGAGAAATTGTTGAATCAGGAACCATGGCAGAGCTTCGAGAGCGACATCAGCAAGCAAAAATTGACTTATACTTCAGAGGAAAAGCCGAAGATTATAGTTCAATCTTCACATCGGATGAATTAACACAATCTCTTAGGAACGAAGGAAATCGGGTCAGCATTTTTGTGGAAAATATTGCCCTGGCAAGGCAGTCATTTTTAAAGCGGATTTCGGAACAAAATTTGCCGCTTGAGAAATTTGAAATAAGCAGTATGACCCTTGAAGACGTGTTTATGAAGGTGGTGGGGAAATGA
- a CDS encoding PLD nuclease N-terminal domain-containing protein gives MESLGSYLPIIAPIVIIQLILLIIAIIDLVKIEKTNGPKWLWALIILFINIIGPILYFVIGRRSN, from the coding sequence ATGGAATCTCTAGGAAGTTATTTGCCGATTATCGCGCCAATCGTTATTATCCAACTTATATTACTGATTATTGCCATTATTGATCTTGTTAAAATTGAAAAAACAAATGGGCCAAAGTGGTTATGGGCACTAATTATTTTATTCATCAATATCATTGGCCCCATCCTTTATTTTGTGATTGGAAGGAGAAGTAACTGA
- a CDS encoding DUF4870 domain-containing protein, translating into MIKSEERLMAAGLYVLSLFFPILAPLIIWLIKKDESTFIDYHGKEYFNFFISYLVYSVVAGILTLVIIGIFLLWALGVAALIFSIIAAVRAYEGKEYQFPFIFRLIK; encoded by the coding sequence ATGATTAAAAGTGAAGAAAGGTTAATGGCTGCCGGTTTGTATGTGCTGAGCTTATTTTTCCCCATTTTAGCTCCGCTGATTATTTGGTTAATAAAAAAGGATGAGTCAACATTTATTGACTATCATGGGAAAGAGTATTTTAATTTCTTTATTTCCTATTTGGTTTATTCAGTGGTAGCAGGAATCTTAACTCTGGTCATTATCGGTATTTTTCTTCTATGGGCACTTGGAGTTGCAGCACTTATTTTTAGTATTATCGCAGCCGTTAGAGCATACGAGGGGAAAGAATATCAATTTCCGTTTATTTTCAGGCTAATTAAATAA